Proteins encoded by one window of Pseudomonas sp. LS44:
- the ureC gene encoding urease subunit alpha encodes MKISRQAYADMFGPTVGDKVRLADTNLWLEVEKDFTTYGEEVKFGGGKVIRDGMGQGQLLAAEVVDTLITNALIIDHWGIVKADVGLKDGRIAAIGKAGNPDIQPDVTIAIGASTEVIAGEGMLLTAGGIDTHIHFICPQQIEEALMSGVTTMIGGGTGPATGTNATTCTSGPWHLARMLQAADAFPMNIGLTGKGNASLPEPLIEQVKAGAIGLKLHEDWGTTPAAIDNCLSVADQYDVQVAIHTDTLNESGFVETTLAAFKGRTIHTYHTEGAGGGHAPDIIKACGFPNVLPSSTNPTRPFTRNTIDEHLDMLMVCHHLDPSIAEDVAFAESRIRRETIAAEDILHDLGAFSMISSDSQAMGRVGEVIIRTWQTADKMKLQRGALPGDGAGNDNFRIKRYIAKYTINPAITHGISHEVGSIEVGKWADLVLWRPAFFGVKPTLILKGGAIAASLMGDANASIPTPQPVHYRPMFASYAGSRHATSLTFISQAALDAGIPKQLGLQKRIAVVKGCRDVQKTDLIHNDYLPEIEVDPQTYQVKADGQLLWCEPAEVLPLAQRYFLF; translated from the coding sequence ATGAAGATTTCCCGCCAAGCCTACGCCGACATGTTCGGCCCCACCGTCGGCGACAAGGTGCGCCTGGCCGACACCAACCTGTGGCTCGAAGTCGAGAAGGACTTCACCACCTACGGCGAGGAAGTGAAGTTCGGCGGCGGCAAGGTGATCCGCGACGGCATGGGCCAGGGCCAGCTGCTCGCCGCCGAGGTGGTCGACACGCTGATCACCAACGCGCTGATCATCGACCACTGGGGCATCGTCAAGGCCGACGTCGGCCTGAAGGACGGGCGCATCGCCGCCATCGGCAAGGCCGGCAACCCGGACATCCAGCCCGACGTGACCATCGCCATCGGCGCCAGCACCGAGGTGATCGCCGGCGAAGGCATGCTGCTCACCGCCGGCGGCATCGACACCCACATCCACTTCATCTGCCCGCAGCAGATCGAAGAAGCGCTGATGAGCGGGGTGACCACCATGATCGGCGGCGGCACCGGCCCCGCCACCGGCACCAACGCCACCACCTGCACCTCCGGGCCCTGGCACCTGGCGCGCATGCTGCAGGCCGCCGATGCCTTCCCGATGAACATCGGCCTCACCGGCAAGGGCAACGCGTCGCTGCCCGAGCCGCTGATCGAGCAGGTCAAGGCCGGCGCCATCGGCCTCAAGTTGCACGAGGACTGGGGCACCACCCCGGCGGCGATCGACAACTGCCTGAGCGTCGCCGACCAGTACGACGTGCAGGTGGCGATCCACACCGACACCCTCAACGAGTCCGGCTTCGTCGAAACCACCCTCGCCGCGTTCAAGGGCCGCACCATCCACACCTACCACACCGAAGGCGCCGGCGGTGGTCACGCGCCGGACATCATCAAGGCCTGCGGCTTTCCGAATGTGCTGCCCAGCTCGACCAACCCGACCCGGCCGTTCACCCGCAACACCATCGACGAACACCTGGACATGCTGATGGTCTGCCACCACCTCGACCCGAGCATCGCCGAAGACGTGGCCTTCGCCGAAAGCCGCATCCGCCGCGAGACCATCGCCGCCGAGGACATCCTCCACGACCTCGGCGCGTTCTCGATGATCAGCTCGGACAGCCAGGCCATGGGCCGCGTCGGCGAGGTGATCATCCGCACCTGGCAGACCGCCGACAAGATGAAGCTGCAGCGCGGCGCCCTGCCCGGCGACGGCGCGGGCAATGACAACTTCCGCATCAAGCGCTACATCGCCAAGTACACCATCAACCCGGCGATCACCCACGGCATCAGCCACGAAGTCGGCTCCATCGAAGTCGGCAAATGGGCCGACCTGGTGCTCTGGCGCCCGGCGTTCTTCGGGGTCAAGCCGACGCTGATCCTCAAGGGTGGCGCCATCGCCGCCAGCCTGATGGGCGACGCCAACGCCTCGATCCCCACCCCGCAGCCGGTGCACTACCGGCCGATGTTCGCCAGCTACGCCGGCAGCCGCCACGCCACCAGCCTGACCTTTATCAGCCAGGCGGCGCTGGACGCGGGGATTCCCAAACAGCTCGGCCTGCAGAAGCGCATCGCCGTGGTCAAAGGCTGCCGCGACGTGCAGAAGACCGACCTGATCCACAACGATTATTTGCCGGAGATCGAAGTCGATCCGCAGACCTATCAGGTCAAGGCGGATGGCCAACTGCTGTGGTGCGAACCGGCCGAGGTGTTGCCACTGGCGCAGCGTTATTTCTTGTTTTGA
- a CDS encoding urease accessory protein UreD produces MNRPAALFTPSWHAELELAYARFDECTRPVQRRHLGPLRVQKHLYPEGPQVCQHIIVHPPGGIAGGDRLGIDVSVGAHAWAQLTSPGAAKWYRAAGPAYQTLDLRVAAGATLEWLPQETIVYSAAQAELTTRIELEGDARLCYWDIVALGRPAAGERFADGHLQARVDIRRDGQLLWHERQRVIGGDGLLDSPIGLAGQPVFATLLVSGEIDAELLERCRELPCAVRGDLTQLPGLLVARCLASEALHARAWLIALWRLLRPALLGREAVPPRIWST; encoded by the coding sequence ATGAACCGCCCCGCTGCTCTGTTCACGCCCAGCTGGCATGCCGAACTGGAGCTGGCCTATGCTCGCTTCGACGAGTGCACCCGTCCGGTGCAGCGTCGCCACCTCGGCCCGCTTAGGGTGCAGAAGCACCTCTACCCCGAGGGGCCGCAGGTCTGCCAACACATCATCGTCCACCCACCCGGCGGCATCGCCGGCGGTGATCGCCTGGGCATCGACGTGAGCGTCGGCGCACACGCCTGGGCGCAGCTGACCAGCCCCGGCGCCGCCAAGTGGTACCGCGCCGCCGGCCCGGCCTATCAAACCCTCGACCTGCGCGTCGCCGCCGGCGCCACCCTGGAATGGCTACCGCAGGAAACCATCGTCTATTCCGCCGCCCAGGCCGAACTGACCACCCGCATCGAACTCGAAGGCGACGCCCGCCTGTGCTACTGGGACATCGTCGCACTCGGTCGCCCGGCGGCCGGCGAGCGCTTCGCCGACGGCCATCTGCAGGCGCGCGTGGATATCCGACGCGACGGTCAGCTGCTCTGGCACGAACGCCAACGCGTGATCGGTGGCGACGGCCTACTCGACTCGCCGATCGGTCTCGCCGGCCAGCCGGTATTCGCCACGCTGCTGGTCAGCGGCGAGATCGACGCCGAGCTACTCGAACGCTGCCGCGAACTGCCTTGCGCGGTGCGCGGCGACCTGACCCAGCTGCCCGGCCTGCTGGTTGCACGCTGCCTGGCCAGCGAAGCGCTGCACGCCCGCGCCTGGCTGATCGCGCTGTGGCGCCTGCTGCGCCCGGCGCTGCTCGGTCGCGAGGCGGTGCCACCACGCATCTGGAGTACGTAA
- the urtC gene encoding urea ABC transporter permease subunit UrtC: MTMPLNQTLLARAGTKLGPQLSLAVGALVLAVLIALPLLHLLSAEHALHVSAYTLTLIGKILCYAIVALALDLVWGYAGLLSLGHGLFFALGGYAMGMYLMRQSAGDGLPGFMSFLAWTELPWYWYGTGSFLWCLALVVLAPGLLALVFGFFAFRSRIKGVYFSIMTQALTFAGMLLFFRNETGFGGNNGFTNFRSILGFEITAPGTRAALFLCTVLLLVGSLLLGWKLARSKFGRVLTALRDAENRLMFCGYDPRGYKLFIWVLSAVLCGLAGALYVPQVGIINPSEMSPTNSIEAAVWVALGGRGTLIGPLLGAGLVNGMKSWFTVAFPEYWLFALGALFIVVTLFLPKGVIGLLKRGKAE; encoded by the coding sequence ATGACCATGCCCCTCAATCAAACGTTGCTGGCCCGCGCCGGCACCAAGCTCGGCCCGCAGCTGAGCCTGGCCGTCGGCGCGCTAGTGCTCGCCGTGCTCATCGCCCTGCCGCTGCTGCACCTGCTGTCGGCCGAGCATGCCTTGCACGTCTCCGCCTACACCCTGACCCTGATCGGCAAGATCCTCTGCTACGCCATCGTCGCTTTGGCGCTGGACCTGGTGTGGGGCTACGCCGGGCTCTTGTCGCTTGGCCACGGCCTGTTCTTCGCCCTCGGCGGCTACGCCATGGGCATGTACCTGATGCGCCAGTCGGCCGGCGACGGGCTGCCCGGGTTCATGAGCTTCCTCGCCTGGACCGAGCTGCCCTGGTACTGGTACGGCACCGGGAGCTTCCTCTGGTGCCTGGCCCTGGTGGTCCTCGCCCCCGGCCTGCTGGCCCTGGTGTTCGGCTTCTTCGCCTTCCGCTCGCGGATCAAGGGCGTGTACTTCTCGATCATGACCCAGGCGCTGACCTTCGCCGGCATGCTGCTGTTCTTCCGCAACGAGACCGGTTTCGGCGGCAACAACGGCTTCACCAACTTCCGCAGCATCCTCGGCTTCGAGATCACCGCGCCGGGCACCCGCGCCGCGCTGTTCCTCTGCACCGTGCTGCTGCTGGTCGGCAGCCTGCTGCTCGGCTGGAAGCTGGCGCGCAGCAAGTTCGGCCGGGTACTCACCGCGCTACGCGACGCGGAGAACCGCCTGATGTTCTGCGGCTACGACCCGCGCGGCTACAAACTGTTTATCTGGGTATTGAGTGCCGTGTTGTGCGGTCTGGCCGGCGCGCTGTACGTGCCGCAGGTGGGCATCATCAACCCCAGCGAGATGTCGCCGACCAACTCCATCGAGGCCGCCGTGTGGGTAGCCCTCGGCGGGCGCGGCACGCTGATCGGCCCGCTGCTCGGCGCCGGCCTGGTCAACGGCATGAAGAGCTGGTTCACCGTGGCCTTCCCCGAGTACTGGCTGTTCGCCCTCGGCGCGCTGTTTATCGTGGTCACGCTGTTCCTGCCCAAAGGTGTCATTGGTTTGCTCAAGCGGGGGAAAGCCGAATGA
- a CDS encoding alpha/beta hydrolase fold domain-containing protein, translating into MPSLQHRLVVLALRLIRRKRIWASIPNLHASLAEVRQSGPERPSERLQREFEVRHEWLDGQELYTLAPRAPMAGAKHLLYLHGGAYVRPISRYHWGLLADLVRRSGCTISVPFYPLAPEHTCQQALAFAHKAWALARERAGSQPLLLGGDSAGGALALALAFALRERNEALPEWLLLICPWADVRMTNPACAAIEPRDPMLALAGTREAGRLYAGELSLEHPSVSPLEGEFSGLPPLLLVVGTRDTACPDALLLADRARAQGVTVDLVRGDGLVHVWPLFPIPEADAVRERMACLLR; encoded by the coding sequence ATGCCGAGCCTGCAGCATCGTCTGGTCGTCCTTGCCTTGCGGTTGATCCGCCGGAAACGGATCTGGGCCTCGATTCCCAACCTTCACGCCAGCCTCGCCGAGGTCCGCCAGAGCGGGCCGGAGCGGCCGTCCGAGCGATTACAGCGCGAGTTCGAGGTGCGCCACGAATGGCTCGACGGCCAGGAGCTCTACACCCTGGCACCGCGCGCGCCGATGGCCGGAGCGAAGCATCTGCTGTACCTGCACGGCGGTGCCTACGTGCGACCGATCAGTCGCTACCACTGGGGATTGCTGGCCGATCTGGTACGGCGCAGCGGCTGCACCATCAGCGTGCCGTTCTACCCGCTGGCGCCGGAACATACCTGCCAGCAGGCTCTGGCGTTCGCCCACAAGGCCTGGGCGCTGGCCCGCGAACGTGCCGGCAGCCAGCCGCTGTTGCTCGGCGGCGATTCGGCCGGTGGCGCGCTGGCGCTGGCGCTCGCCTTCGCCCTGCGCGAGCGGAACGAGGCGCTGCCGGAGTGGCTGCTGCTGATCTGTCCGTGGGCGGACGTGCGAATGACCAACCCCGCGTGCGCGGCGATCGAGCCGCGCGACCCGATGCTGGCGCTGGCCGGAACCCGCGAGGCCGGGCGCTTGTACGCCGGGGAGTTGTCGCTGGAGCATCCGTCGGTGAGCCCGCTGGAAGGCGAGTTCAGCGGCCTGCCGCCCCTGCTGCTGGTCGTCGGTACCCGCGATACAGCCTGTCCGGATGCCCTGCTGCTGGCGGATAGGGCCCGCGCCCAGGGCGTGACCGTCGACCTGGTGCGCGGCGACGGGCTGGTGCACGTCTGGCCACTGTTTCCGATCCCCGAGGCCGATGCCGTGCGCGAGCGGATGGCGTGCTTGCTGCGCTGA
- the urtD gene encoding urea ABC transporter ATP-binding protein UrtD — translation MRVTATPEFMLEPAYNPNRDAGTSRDALGLGSRVEPGLDVRHGTILTLEDISVSFDGFKALNALNLYIGVGELRCIIGPNGAGKTTLMDVITGKTRPNSGQAWFGETLDLTQMSEVEIAQAGIGRKFQKPTVFEALSVFENLELAQKTNKSVWASLRARLSGEQRDRIDEVLATIRLENARHRSAGLLSHGQKQFLEIGMLLMQDPQLLLLDEPVAGMTDAETEFTAELFKSLAGQHSLMVVEHDMGFVGSIADHVTVLHQGSVLAEGSLDEVQGNERVIEVYLGR, via the coding sequence ATGAGAGTCACCGCCACCCCGGAATTCATGCTCGAACCGGCCTATAATCCGAATCGCGACGCCGGCACCAGCCGCGACGCGCTGGGCCTCGGCAGTCGCGTCGAACCCGGCCTCGACGTGCGCCACGGCACCATCCTGACCCTGGAAGACATCAGCGTCAGCTTCGACGGCTTCAAGGCGCTGAATGCCCTGAACCTGTACATCGGCGTCGGCGAGTTGCGCTGCATCATCGGCCCCAACGGCGCCGGCAAGACCACCCTGATGGACGTGATCACCGGCAAGACCCGGCCCAACAGCGGCCAGGCCTGGTTCGGCGAAACCCTTGATCTGACGCAGATGAGCGAGGTCGAGATCGCCCAGGCCGGTATCGGCCGCAAGTTCCAGAAGCCCACGGTGTTCGAGGCGCTCAGCGTGTTCGAGAACCTCGAACTGGCGCAGAAGACCAACAAGTCAGTGTGGGCCAGCCTGCGCGCACGGCTCTCCGGCGAGCAGCGCGACCGCATCGACGAGGTGCTCGCCACCATCCGCCTGGAGAACGCCCGCCATCGCAGCGCCGGCCTGCTCTCCCACGGCCAGAAGCAGTTCCTCGAGATCGGCATGTTGCTGATGCAGGACCCACAACTGCTGCTGCTCGACGAGCCGGTGGCGGGCATGACCGACGCCGAGACCGAGTTCACCGCCGAGCTGTTCAAGAGCCTCGCCGGCCAGCACTCGCTAATGGTGGTGGAACACGACATGGGCTTCGTCGGCAGCATCGCCGACCACGTCACCGTGCTGCACCAGGGCAGCGTGCTGGCCGAAGGCTCGCTGGATGAGGTGCAGGGCAACGAGCGGGTGATCGAGGTGTACCTCGGTCGCTAA
- a CDS encoding urease subunit beta — MIPGEYQIQDGEIELNAGRRTLTLNVANSGDRPIQVGSHYHFFETNDALLFDRASARGMRLNIPAGTAVRFEPGQSREVELVELAGLRRVYGFAGRVMGDL, encoded by the coding sequence ATGATCCCCGGCGAATACCAGATCCAGGACGGCGAGATCGAGCTCAACGCCGGCCGCCGCACTCTGACCCTCAACGTGGCAAACAGCGGCGACCGGCCGATCCAGGTCGGCTCGCACTACCACTTCTTCGAAACCAACGACGCGCTGCTGTTCGACCGCGCCAGCGCACGCGGCATGCGCCTGAACATTCCGGCCGGCACCGCGGTGCGCTTCGAGCCGGGACAGAGCCGCGAGGTCGAGCTGGTCGAACTGGCCGGCCTGCGCCGCGTGTATGGCTTCGCCGGCCGGGTGATGGGCGATTTGTGA
- a CDS encoding chaperone modulator CbpM, whose translation MASRLIIQFNLQEFCQCAELSTDYVYEIVEHGIVEPRGRLPEEWLFDAAALAIAKRAARMRRDLDIEWAGIALALNLLDELEQLRAENRRLRQRLDRFQLE comes from the coding sequence ATGGCCAGCCGTTTGATCATCCAGTTCAATTTGCAGGAGTTCTGCCAGTGCGCCGAACTCTCCACCGACTACGTCTACGAGATCGTCGAGCATGGGATTGTCGAGCCGCGCGGCAGGTTGCCGGAGGAGTGGTTGTTCGATGCCGCTGCGCTGGCGATTGCCAAACGCGCAGCGCGGATGCGCCGGGATCTGGATATCGAGTGGGCGGGCATCGCCTTGGCGTTGAATCTGCTCGATGAGCTGGAGCAGTTGCGCGCAGAGAACCGCCGGTTGCGGCAGCGTTTGGATAGATTCCAGTTGGAGTAG
- the cbpA gene encoding curved DNA-binding protein — translation MDFKDYYQVLGVAADADSKAIKTAYRKLARKYHPDVSQETDAENRFKEVAEAYEVLSNTEKRAEYDELRNYAQQGRPFEAPPGWQSRSSGGYADEFGGGGRDFSDFFESIFGASGRSQGPQGHARRSAHRGQDVEMELPIFLEDTLAEEAKQVAYQLPQYSADGQPLAPLSKTLKVKIPAGVTDGERIRLKGQGAPGFGDGAPGDLYLIIRLVPHPLFDVEAHNLIIVVPLAPWEAALGAKVAVPTLDGTINLTVPANSQSGQRLRIKGKGLVNKLGERGDLYALFKIVIPAHGDEQARQLWQQLAEHAAFDPRAEWRSR, via the coding sequence ATGGATTTCAAGGATTACTACCAGGTTCTCGGCGTTGCAGCGGACGCCGACAGCAAGGCGATCAAGACCGCCTATCGCAAGCTGGCGCGCAAATATCACCCCGACGTCAGCCAGGAGACGGACGCGGAGAATCGTTTCAAGGAAGTGGCCGAGGCCTATGAGGTGTTGAGCAACACCGAGAAGCGCGCCGAATACGATGAGCTGCGCAATTATGCCCAGCAGGGCCGACCCTTCGAGGCACCGCCCGGTTGGCAGTCGCGCAGTTCCGGCGGCTATGCCGACGAATTCGGTGGTGGTGGGCGGGATTTTTCCGACTTCTTCGAGTCCATCTTTGGCGCTAGCGGGCGCTCGCAGGGGCCGCAGGGTCACGCGCGCCGCAGCGCGCATCGCGGCCAGGATGTGGAGATGGAGCTGCCGATCTTCCTCGAGGACACCCTCGCCGAGGAAGCCAAGCAGGTCGCTTACCAGCTGCCGCAATACAGTGCCGATGGCCAGCCACTGGCGCCGCTGAGCAAGACCTTGAAGGTGAAGATTCCCGCCGGGGTCACTGATGGCGAGCGCATTAGGCTCAAAGGCCAGGGCGCGCCGGGTTTCGGCGACGGTGCGCCGGGCGACCTGTACCTGATCATCCGCCTGGTGCCGCACCCGCTGTTCGATGTGGAGGCACACAACCTGATCATTGTCGTGCCGCTGGCGCCCTGGGAAGCGGCGCTGGGCGCCAAGGTCGCGGTGCCGACCCTGGACGGCACGATCAACCTGACCGTCCCGGCCAACAGCCAAAGCGGCCAGCGGCTGCGGATCAAAGGCAAAGGCTTGGTCAACAAACTCGGTGAGCGCGGCGATCTGTACGCGTTGTTCAAAATTGTCATTCCCGCGCACGGCGACGAGCAGGCCCGGCAGCTCTGGCAGCAACTGGCTGAGCACGCCGCCTTCGATCCCCGCGCCGAATGGAGGAGCCGCTGA
- the urtE gene encoding urea ABC transporter ATP-binding subunit UrtE: protein MLQVQQLHQYYGGSHILRGLSFDVKIGEVTCLLGRNGVGKTTLLKCLMGLIPSKEGQVAWEGKPITGYKPHQRVHAGIAYVPQGREIFPRLSVEENLLMGLSRFGAKDAKSVPAFIYELFPVLEQMKARRGGDLSGGQQQQLAIGRALASQPRLLILDEPTEGIQPSVIKEIGAVIKKLAERGDMAILLVEQFYDFAAELADQYLVMARGEIVQQGRGADMDAEGVRGLVAI, encoded by the coding sequence ATGCTGCAAGTCCAACAGCTCCACCAGTACTACGGCGGCAGCCACATCCTCCGCGGCCTGTCGTTCGACGTGAAGATCGGCGAAGTCACCTGCCTGCTCGGCCGCAACGGGGTGGGCAAGACCACCCTGCTGAAATGCCTGATGGGCCTGATCCCGAGCAAGGAAGGCCAGGTCGCCTGGGAAGGTAAACCGATCACCGGCTACAAGCCGCACCAGCGCGTGCACGCCGGCATCGCCTACGTGCCGCAGGGTCGCGAGATCTTTCCGCGCCTGAGCGTCGAGGAAAACCTGCTGATGGGCCTGTCGCGCTTCGGCGCCAAAGACGCCAAGAGCGTGCCGGCGTTTATCTACGAGCTGTTCCCGGTACTGGAACAGATGAAGGCGCGGCGCGGCGGCGACCTCTCCGGCGGCCAGCAGCAACAGCTGGCGATCGGCCGCGCGCTGGCCAGCCAGCCGCGCCTGCTGATCCTCGACGAGCCCACCGAGGGCATCCAGCCCTCGGTGATCAAGGAGATCGGCGCGGTGATCAAGAAGCTCGCCGAGCGCGGCGACATGGCCATCCTGCTGGTCGAGCAGTTCTACGACTTCGCCGCCGAACTGGCCGACCAGTACCTGGTGATGGCGCGCGGCGAGATCGTCCAGCAGGGCCGTGGTGCGGACATGGACGCCGAGGGCGTGCGCGGCCTGGTGGCGATTTAA
- a CDS encoding urease subunit gamma, translated as MDLTPREKDKLLIFTAGLVAERRLARGLKLNYPEAMALISAALLEGARDGRTVAELMHFGTTLLSREQVMEGVPEMIPEIQIEATFPDGTKLVTVHQPIA; from the coding sequence ATGGACCTGACACCCAGAGAAAAAGACAAGCTGCTGATCTTCACCGCTGGCCTGGTCGCCGAGCGGCGCCTGGCGCGCGGTCTCAAGCTGAATTATCCGGAAGCCATGGCGCTGATTTCCGCCGCCCTGCTCGAAGGCGCGCGCGATGGCCGCACGGTCGCCGAGCTGATGCACTTCGGCACCACCCTGCTCTCCCGCGAGCAGGTGATGGAAGGCGTGCCGGAAATGATTCCGGAGATTCAGATCGAGGCTACCTTCCCCGACGGCACCAAGCTGGTCACCGTCCACCAACCGATTGCGTAA
- a CDS encoding Hsp70 family protein — protein MTFAQPANALGIDFGTSNSTVGWWRPDVDPLIALEDDKLTLPSVVFFNAEERRPVYGRLALHEYLDGYEGRLMRSLKSLLGSSLLKSETTVLGSALPFKELLRLFIGQLKQRGEAAAGREFEQVVLGRPVFFVDDDPQADLLAQNTLVEVASKLGFKDVSFQYEPIAAAFDYERGIEREELVLIVDIGGGTSDFSLVRLAPERREVAERQDDILATGGVHIGGTDFDKQLSLQGVMPLFGYGSRMKSDAFMPTSYHLNLATWHTINAAYAQKSQLALKNMRYDIVDGTGIDRLFSLIEQRAGHWLAMQVEDSKIALTDSEQHSIDLGRVEPGLVAELSRSLFEAAIDSQLTRIRGGVTQLLADAGIGAEQVDTLFFTGGSSGVPALRQSIATMLPKARLVEGNLFGSIGSGLAIEAKKRYG, from the coding sequence ATGACTTTCGCTCAGCCCGCCAACGCCCTCGGCATCGACTTCGGCACCTCCAACTCCACCGTCGGCTGGTGGCGTCCCGACGTCGATCCGCTGATCGCCCTGGAGGACGACAAGCTGACCCTGCCCTCGGTGGTGTTCTTCAACGCCGAGGAACGCCGCCCAGTGTACGGCCGCCTGGCCCTGCACGAGTACCTGGACGGCTACGAAGGGCGGCTGATGCGCTCGCTGAAGAGCCTGTTGGGCTCCAGTCTGCTGAAGAGCGAGACCACCGTGCTGGGCAGCGCGCTGCCGTTCAAGGAACTGCTGCGGTTGTTCATCGGCCAGCTCAAGCAGCGCGGCGAAGCGGCGGCCGGGCGCGAGTTCGAGCAGGTGGTGCTAGGCCGGCCGGTGTTCTTCGTCGACGACGATCCGCAGGCCGACCTGCTGGCCCAAAACACCCTGGTCGAGGTGGCGAGCAAGCTCGGTTTCAAGGACGTGTCGTTCCAGTACGAACCGATTGCCGCGGCGTTCGACTATGAGCGCGGCATTGAGCGCGAAGAGCTGGTGCTGATCGTCGACATCGGCGGCGGTACCTCGGACTTCTCGCTGGTGCGCCTGGCGCCGGAGCGCCGCGAAGTGGCCGAGCGGCAGGATGACATCCTCGCCACCGGCGGCGTGCACATCGGCGGCACCGACTTCGACAAGCAACTCAGCCTGCAGGGCGTGATGCCGCTGTTCGGCTACGGCAGCCGGATGAAGAGCGACGCCTTCATGCCGACCAGCTACCACCTCAATCTCGCCACCTGGCACACCATCAACGCGGCGTACGCGCAGAAGAGCCAGCTGGCGCTGAAGAACATGCGCTACGACATCGTCGACGGCACCGGCATTGACCGCCTGTTCAGCCTGATCGAACAGCGCGCCGGGCACTGGCTAGCGATGCAGGTGGAAGACAGCAAGATCGCCCTGACCGATAGCGAGCAGCACTCCATCGACCTCGGCCGCGTCGAGCCGGGGCTGGTCGCCGAGCTGAGCCGCAGCCTGTTCGAGGCGGCCATCGACAGCCAGCTCACGCGCATTCGCGGCGGTGTTACCCAATTGCTGGCCGACGCCGGGATCGGCGCCGAGCAAGTCGACACGCTGTTCTTCACTGGCGGCTCGAGCGGCGTGCCGGCGCTGCGCCAGAGCATCGCGACGATGCTGCCGAAGGCGCGGCTGGTCGAAGGCAACCTGTTCGGCAGCATCGGCAGCGGCTTGGCCATCGAGGCGAAGAAACGCTACGGCTGA
- a CDS encoding transposase — MRYRRAYVPGGTFFFTVNLADRSQTLLTDHIDALRASVRHVRSLHPFEILAMVVLPDHLHALWRLPENDTNYPLRWSLIKAGFSRAIGHLETVTLSRRLKRERGIWQRRYWEHQIRDEQDLARHIDYIHGNPLKHGYVSRAVDWPYSSIHRYAREGVVTPDWSGG; from the coding sequence ATGCGGTATCGACGCGCCTATGTGCCGGGCGGCACATTCTTTTTTACGGTCAACCTGGCTGACCGTTCGCAAACCCTCTTGACCGACCATATCGATGCGTTGCGCGCTTCGGTACGCCATGTGCGTTCACTGCATCCGTTCGAGATCCTGGCGATGGTGGTGTTGCCGGATCACTTGCATGCGCTCTGGCGACTGCCGGAAAACGACACCAATTACCCGCTGCGCTGGTCGTTGATCAAGGCCGGTTTCTCCCGTGCCATCGGTCACTTGGAAACCGTCACGCTGTCACGCCGGCTCAAGCGCGAGCGCGGCATTTGGCAGCGGCGTTATTGGGAGCACCAGATCCGCGATGAGCAGGACCTCGCGCGGCATATCGATTACATCCATGGCAATCCGCTCAAGCATGGCTACGTAAGCCGCGCCGTGGATTGGCCGTATTCGTCGATTCACCGCTATGCGCGCGAGGGGGTGGTGACGCCGGATTGGTCTGGAGGTTGA
- a CDS encoding GNAT family N-acetyltransferase, producing MSHLLDNAGETDLPGILAIYNDAVLNSTAIWNETEVDLANRRAWLSERHAAGFPVLVARDAQGAVLGYASYGTWRSIEGFRHTVEHSVYVRGDQRGQGLGPALMQALIERARAAKLHVMVAAIERENSTSIRLHERLGFVICGQMPQVGRKFGRWLDLTFMQLILE from the coding sequence ATGTCCCATTTGCTCGACAACGCCGGCGAAACCGATCTACCCGGCATCCTCGCGATCTACAACGACGCGGTGCTGAACAGCACGGCGATCTGGAACGAAACCGAGGTGGACCTGGCCAACCGCCGCGCCTGGCTGAGCGAGCGCCACGCCGCCGGCTTTCCCGTGCTGGTCGCGCGCGACGCCCAGGGGGCGGTGCTCGGCTATGCCAGCTACGGCACCTGGCGGAGCATCGAAGGCTTTCGCCACACCGTCGAGCATTCGGTGTATGTGCGGGGCGACCAGCGCGGCCAGGGCCTCGGCCCGGCGTTGATGCAAGCGCTGATCGAACGCGCCCGGGCGGCCAAACTGCACGTCATGGTCGCCGCCATCGAGCGCGAGAACAGCACCTCGATCCGCCTGCACGAACGCCTCGGCTTCGTCATCTGCGGGCAGATGCCCCAGGTCGGCCGCAAGTTCGGCCGCTGGCTGGATCTCACTTTTATGCAACTGATCCTGGAGTGA